One part of the Nocardioides zeae genome encodes these proteins:
- a CDS encoding ABC transporter permease gives MRRLGYLVLLLWVVYTATFVLVYALPSDPVALMVERRSGGAGGLAPDQLAALREAYGTDRSLLERYGATLGAFVVGDLGTSFEHGQPVTALLAAAAPATLELAAAGFALATLIAVTLALVTSYRPDGWVHRLLHDVPAIAAGIPAFWLALLLMQVFAYSLGWFPATRGTGPAALVLPALALAVPVSAPLAIVLVRTLDATWRSDFVLLLQARGLPRRSVFWAHVVRGSLLPFVTLLGLTVGGVLVGTVVTETVFARAGLGRLLVGAVESQDAPVVLALAVLGAVVFGLANLAVDLLYPLLDPRLGRRESR, from the coding sequence GTGCGCCGGCTCGGGTACCTCGTGCTGCTCCTCTGGGTCGTCTACACCGCGACATTCGTGCTGGTCTACGCCTTGCCCAGCGACCCGGTGGCCCTCATGGTCGAGCGGCGCTCGGGAGGGGCGGGCGGCCTCGCGCCCGACCAGCTCGCGGCGCTCCGGGAGGCCTACGGCACGGACCGGTCGCTGCTCGAGCGCTACGGCGCCACGCTCGGCGCGTTCGTCGTCGGCGACCTGGGCACGTCGTTCGAGCACGGCCAGCCCGTGACCGCACTGCTCGCCGCAGCGGCGCCGGCCACCCTCGAGCTCGCCGCTGCAGGATTCGCGCTCGCCACGCTCATCGCCGTCACGCTCGCCCTCGTCACGAGCTACCGCCCCGACGGGTGGGTGCACCGCCTCCTGCACGACGTGCCGGCGATCGCGGCCGGCATCCCCGCCTTCTGGCTGGCCCTGCTGCTCATGCAGGTCTTCGCCTACTCGCTCGGCTGGTTCCCGGCGACCCGGGGCACCGGCCCGGCCGCGCTCGTGCTGCCGGCGCTCGCCCTCGCCGTACCGGTCTCCGCGCCCCTGGCCATCGTGCTCGTCCGCACCCTCGACGCCACCTGGCGCAGCGACTTCGTGCTCCTGCTCCAGGCGCGGGGCCTGCCGCGCCGCTCGGTCTTCTGGGCCCACGTCGTGCGCGGCTCGCTCCTGCCGTTCGTGACGCTGCTCGGTCTCACCGTCGGCGGCGTGCTCGTCGGCACGGTCGTGACCGAGACGGTCTTCGCCCGCGCCGGCCTCGGCCGCCTGCTGGTCGGGGCCGTCGAGAGCCAGGACGCGCCGGTCGTGCTCGCGCTCGCCGTCCTCGGCGCAGTCGTCTTCGGGCTCGCCAACCTCGCGGTCGACCTCCTCTACCCGCTGCTCGACCCGCGGCTCGGCCGAAGGGAGAGCCGATGA
- a CDS encoding aspartate aminotransferase family protein yields the protein MTRTSYFPAPGVHPAQVPSPAARSRPYDAAAARDHLWLHFTPHATSTPYFRGVTRAEGHHFWTSEGQKVFDGLSALFAVNVGHGRARLADAAARQLRELDFFPVWNHAHPAAAELAAALAERAPGDLNRVFFTNSGSEAVETAWKLAKQYFKAVGQPTRHKVVSRALAYHGTTQGALSITSIPAVKAPFEPLVPSTSRVPTTDWFRAAPDFDGDEEAFGRWSADRIAEAIELEGPETVAAIFLEPLQNSGAAIPPPPGYFQRVREIADRYGVLLVADEVITAFGRLGEFFAIERYGVVPDIITGAKGLTSGYVPAGLVLASDRLFEPFASGRHTFLHGLTFAGHPLAAAVALENIAVFEEEGLNAHVRTHEDTFAARLGAAAADSPLLGTVRGAGFFQAVVLSAEAGRPTPFEPATQRRLVDELLLPGLAERGLYARIDERSLPAILLAPPLTIGEAEIDLLATTVADVLDESWRRL from the coding sequence ATGACTCGCACGTCGTACTTCCCCGCACCTGGGGTGCACCCCGCACAGGTCCCGTCGCCCGCGGCCCGCAGCCGCCCGTACGACGCCGCCGCCGCCCGCGACCACCTCTGGCTGCACTTCACCCCACACGCGACGAGCACGCCGTACTTCCGCGGCGTGACCCGGGCCGAGGGCCACCACTTCTGGACCTCCGAGGGCCAGAAGGTGTTCGACGGGCTCTCGGCGCTGTTCGCGGTGAACGTCGGCCACGGTCGGGCCCGTCTCGCCGACGCCGCGGCCCGGCAGCTGCGCGAGCTCGACTTCTTCCCGGTGTGGAACCACGCACACCCGGCGGCCGCGGAGCTCGCGGCGGCGCTGGCCGAGCGGGCGCCGGGCGACCTCAACAGGGTCTTCTTCACCAACAGCGGCAGCGAGGCCGTCGAGACGGCGTGGAAGCTGGCGAAGCAGTACTTCAAGGCCGTCGGCCAGCCGACGCGGCACAAGGTGGTCAGTCGCGCACTGGCCTACCACGGCACCACGCAGGGTGCGCTGTCGATCACCTCCATCCCTGCGGTCAAGGCGCCTTTCGAGCCCCTCGTGCCCAGCACGTCCCGGGTGCCCACGACCGACTGGTTCCGCGCTGCACCCGACTTCGACGGTGACGAGGAAGCCTTCGGACGCTGGTCGGCCGACCGGATCGCCGAGGCGATCGAGCTCGAGGGCCCCGAGACCGTGGCCGCCATCTTCCTCGAGCCGTTGCAGAACTCCGGCGCGGCGATCCCGCCGCCGCCCGGTTACTTCCAGCGGGTGCGCGAGATCGCCGATCGCTACGGCGTGCTGCTCGTCGCCGACGAGGTCATCACGGCGTTCGGCCGGCTCGGGGAGTTCTTCGCGATCGAGCGCTACGGCGTCGTGCCGGACATCATCACCGGGGCCAAGGGCCTGACCTCGGGCTACGTGCCGGCGGGGCTGGTGCTGGCGAGCGACCGGCTGTTCGAGCCGTTCGCCTCGGGCCGGCACACCTTCCTCCACGGCCTGACGTTCGCCGGTCACCCGCTGGCCGCCGCCGTCGCGCTCGAGAACATCGCGGTCTTCGAGGAGGAGGGGCTCAACGCCCACGTCCGGACGCACGAGGACACCTTCGCGGCGCGGCTGGGTGCCGCCGCGGCCGACTCGCCGCTCCTCGGCACCGTGCGGGGCGCGGGCTTCTTCCAGGCAGTGGTGCTGAGCGCCGAGGCCGGTCGGCCCACGCCCTTCGAGCCGGCGACCCAGCGGCGCCTCGTCGACGAGCTGCTGCTGCCCGGCCTGGCCGAGCGCGGGCTCTACGCCCGGATCGACGAGCGCAGCCTGCCGGCGATCCTGCTGGCCCCGCCGCTCACGATCGGCGAGGCCGAGATCGACCTGCTCGCCACCACCGTCGCCGACGTCCTGGACGAGTCGTGGCGACGGCTGTAG
- the asnB gene encoding asparagine synthase (glutamine-hydrolyzing): MCAISGLVDVTGRTAGATDAVAAMNDAQGHRGPDGAGIWSSSQAVLGHRRLAVIDPEHGQQPRVLPLPERRGELVLTYNGELYNFRELRAVLRRAGHGFTTGTDTEVLLAAWAQWGPRAVEHLNGIFAFAVWDSAAQEVWLVRDHLGVKPLHYHRDGSRLLFASEPKGILAHPEVATALDADGLRLLSLPLLKVPGTSPFAGIEEVPPGSVLRFGRDGTRTTRYWSLADALATPEPAGSPAAAADEVRALLEDVVARQTISDVPLATFLSGGLDSSVITALTREHLGADAELRTFSVDFSDAEGDPGSRTAQDRLHARLAADHLRTTHHNVVLDADALLDPALRLEGIRARDLPNGFGDLDTSLLTLCRRVKEHASVALSGEAADEVLGGYLWFTLPEAVGADTFPWIADTPAHGRLHPRQQALLPERLRKELDLDAFVADEYRSALASLDLPDSLSPSARRQREITYLATTYFLPLLLDRNDRLSMAAGLEARVPFCDHRLVEALVRLPEHVRRGAGREKAVLRDAIGTSLPTPVRERRKSPYPTSPDPRYATRLRTQLTEVLSAPPDDIDAYLDAEVLRPDRATSGAGTGLVSNYEAEVVLNLAAWLEAYRPALV, translated from the coding sequence ATGTGCGCGATCTCGGGCCTGGTCGACGTGACCGGACGCACGGCAGGGGCGACGGACGCCGTCGCCGCGATGAACGACGCGCAGGGGCATCGCGGGCCCGACGGGGCTGGCATCTGGTCGTCGTCGCAGGCCGTCCTGGGTCACCGCCGCCTGGCCGTCATCGACCCCGAGCACGGGCAGCAACCGCGGGTGCTGCCCCTTCCGGAGCGGCGCGGCGAGCTCGTGCTCACCTACAACGGCGAGCTCTACAACTTCCGCGAGCTGCGCGCCGTCCTGCGCCGTGCCGGACACGGCTTCACCACCGGGACCGACACCGAGGTGCTGCTCGCGGCATGGGCGCAGTGGGGCCCTCGGGCGGTCGAGCACCTCAACGGCATCTTCGCCTTCGCCGTCTGGGACTCGGCTGCCCAGGAGGTCTGGCTCGTCCGCGACCACCTCGGAGTGAAACCCCTGCACTACCACCGCGACGGGTCGCGTCTCCTGTTCGCGTCGGAGCCCAAGGGGATCCTCGCGCACCCGGAGGTGGCAACGGCACTCGACGCCGACGGCCTGCGACTGCTCTCGCTGCCGCTGCTGAAGGTGCCGGGCACCTCCCCCTTCGCCGGCATCGAGGAGGTACCACCCGGCAGCGTCCTGCGGTTCGGCCGGGACGGCACCCGGACCACCCGCTACTGGTCGCTCGCCGACGCGCTCGCCACACCGGAACCCGCGGGCTCGCCAGCGGCCGCCGCGGACGAGGTGAGGGCGCTCCTGGAGGACGTGGTCGCCCGGCAGACCATCTCCGACGTGCCGCTGGCCACGTTCCTCTCGGGCGGGCTGGACTCCTCCGTCATCACGGCCCTCACCCGCGAGCACCTCGGCGCCGACGCCGAGCTGCGGACCTTCTCGGTCGACTTCTCCGACGCCGAGGGCGATCCCGGCTCGCGGACGGCGCAGGACCGACTGCATGCTCGCCTGGCGGCGGACCACCTGCGCACCACGCACCACAACGTGGTGCTCGACGCGGACGCGCTCCTCGACCCGGCCCTGCGGCTGGAGGGCATCCGGGCCCGGGACCTGCCCAACGGGTTCGGCGACCTCGACACCAGCCTGCTGACCCTCTGCCGCCGGGTGAAGGAGCACGCGAGCGTCGCGCTGTCCGGCGAGGCGGCCGACGAGGTCCTCGGTGGCTACCTGTGGTTCACGCTGCCCGAGGCCGTCGGCGCCGACACGTTCCCCTGGATCGCGGACACGCCCGCCCACGGACGCCTGCACCCCCGTCAGCAGGCCCTCCTGCCCGAGCGACTGCGCAAGGAGCTCGACCTCGACGCGTTCGTCGCCGACGAGTACCGCAGTGCCCTCGCCTCCCTGGACCTGCCGGACTCGCTGAGCCCGAGCGCACGGCGCCAGCGCGAGATCACTTACTTGGCGACGACGTACTTCCTCCCGCTGCTGCTCGACCGCAACGACCGGCTCAGCATGGCTGCTGGGTTGGAGGCGCGGGTGCCGTTCTGCGACCACCGCCTCGTCGAGGCCCTCGTGCGGCTCCCCGAGCACGTGCGTCGCGGGGCAGGCCGGGAGAAGGCCGTGCTGCGCGACGCGATCGGCACCAGCTTGCCGACGCCGGTCCGGGAGCGGCGGAAGTCGCCGTACCCGACGAGCCCCGACCCGCGCTACGCCACCCGGCTGCGCACCCAGCTGACGGAGGTGCTGAGCGCCCCGCCGGACGACATCGACGCCTACCTCGATGCCGAGGTGCTCCGCCCCGACCGGGCCACGTCCGGCGCGGGGACGGGCCTGGTGAGCAACTACGAGGCCGAGGTCGTGCTCAACCTCGCTGCCTGGCTCGAGGCCTACCGCCCCGCCCTCGTCTGA